ACTCGATGTCTGATTATAAAACCTCTCCTCTGTACTATCATCAAAGTACTCTTTCTCTTCAGTACTGGCATCTTCTTCCATAGGACTTATGTTCTGCGATTTAATCACAGCTTGTACTTGTTTCTGTGTATCTAACTGGGCGGGCTTGGTATTTTCGATAACTTGAGAAACCAATGATATTTTTTCAGCTTGGATTTTGGAGGTGTCTTCATGACTGAAACACTTTTCATTCAAAGTTTCAGGTTCAGATTTGTCCTGAGCTGTGCTGGTTTGTTTGACTTGTGTTGCTTTATCTTTGGTCGTTCCGATAACTTGAGAAACCAATGCTGATTCAGCAGTTTGAACTTCGGAGTTGTCTTTATTACTGAAACATTTTTCATTTAAAGGTTCAGGTTCAGATTTGTCTGGAGCTGCAATGGTTTGTTTGACTTGTGTTGCTGTAGATTTGGTCATTTCAGTAACTTGAGAAACCAATGCTGATTCTGTGGCTTGGACTTCGGAGGTGTCTTCATCGCTGAAACATTTTTCATTCTTTGGTTCAGGTTCTGATTTGTCTAAAACTGCAATGGTTTGTTTGCCATCTGTTGCTATAGCTTCAGTATTTTTGATAACTTGAGAAATCAATACCGATTCTTCAATTTGGACTTCGGAGGTGTCTTCGTTTTTGAAACTCTTTTCATTCAAAGGCTCAGGTTCAGACTTATCTAGAGAAgaactggtttgtgtgatgtgcaTCGATTTGCTTTTCTCACCTACAGTATCATCGTCTTCCACCTTAGTTGTTTTACCATGAGATATTTCATCTGATGTTGAGAGCTGTAATGCCTCTGCTTTCAGCTGAGGCTCCTGCTGTGACCTCTGggctttctttttgttttttcctCTAGCTTCTTGAAATGAATTCACAGCAGCTGCCAAAAAGTGAGCAAAGAATACATTTACACAtgtattatttaaaaacatttaatgcTTCACTACCCAGAGTAAAATTAAGGCTACAATAAAAGTTTATAAAACCTGATCAGATAATTTTAAGCTCAAAATTTCACATTTGCAAttctgccttttaaacattgaaaCAATTCATGCTGATCATTGTGATTGTTCACAGGTCTGGGCACTTTGAAAAATATAGTATTAAGAATATTAGAAACAGAAGCAGGACAAGGACATTTGGATGCCCTGTGCCTACACCACCACTTAATAAAATTATAACTGATCTCCACTTCAGCATCATTGTTCTACTCTAAATGGACACGGGTTTCAGGGGTACCCCATCAAGCCCTTTGATTTTGCTCTATCATGGataaatatcatagaaacatagaaattaggtgcaggagtaggtctttcggcccttcgagcctgcaccgccattcaatggcggtgcagttcaattaagggacagaagtttaggggtaatatgagggggaacttctttactcagagagtggtggcagtgtggaatgagcttccagtggaagtggtggaggcaggttcattggtatcatttaaaaataaattggataggcatatggatgagaagggaatggagggttatggtatgagtgcaggcaggtgggactaaggggaaaaaaaaaaaattttttgttcggcacggacttgtagggccgagatggcctgtttccgtgctgtaattgttatatggttataatatgatcatggctgatcacccaactcagtacctgccttctctccataccctctgatccccttagccacaagatctaactccctcttaaatatagccaatgaactggcctcaactaccctctgtggcagagttccagagattcaccactctctgtgtgaaaaaagttcttctcatctcggttttaaaggatttcccccttatccttaagctgtgaccccttgtcctggacttcccccatcgggaacaatcttcctgcatctagcctgtccaaccccttaagattgatCATACAGTATCATACAGTAACTGATCATACAGTATCATACAGTAACTGATCATTTTGTACTGTACTGTTGCTACATTTCCCAACATTGtcgccataccccttgattcatttaatatttcaaaatgtaTTGATCTGTTGTGAACAGTCCCAATGACTGAACTACCACAGTCCTGCAGAGTGAAGAAGTCCAGTGATTTGCTGTGCAGTATGTGATGTAACTTCTCCTTCTGTCTGAAATAGCCTAACCCCTTGAGATTGACCTCTTGGTTCAATATTTCTCAGCcaaaggaaacatcctctctgcatctggcctgtccagcCTAATATGAATTTAGTGTCTTAATGGGAGTGCCTCTTCTAAATTCTTCTAAATAGCAGAGCATGCGAGCCCACTCTTCTCTAATGGCAAGTTCCCCATCTCAGGAGCCAGTCTGATGAATTCctctctgtacaccctctatggcaactgTATTTTTTtgttaaggagaccaaaactgtactcaatactgccATGATTACCTATCCTTTTGTACTCATATcttcccataataaattcccaGGATCACTCGTGTTCCTCTGAACATTAACATTTCCCTGTCATTTGCATCGTGAACAAAATACTCTGCTCTTCTGTTTTGTACAATGATGTGATAATCTCACATTTTTGCAACAACCATGTTCTCACTCAACCTGTTGAAAGTCATCCTCCCTACTTTCAATCCCATCTTgtaccatcagcaaacttgcaaatATTGCATCTGATCCCATCAGCAAAATTGTTGACATGAATTGTGGACAGTTGTGGCCAACCACACATCGCTGTGGTACCACCCTACCCTCCCGACCTTAGAAAGAGCCACGTCTACTCTTATTGGAGAGtatgttgctgaactctcgttGGAGTTTgtcaagaaggatctcgacccgaaacgtcatccattcattctctccagagatgctgcctgtcccgctgagttactccagaatgttgtgtctacccACATCTACTCTTAGCTTGCTTCCCTTAATATCTACAATAAATCAATCTCTATTCTGCAACTGAGCTTCAAAAGTTCTCTTGGGGAGATGATTCATTCCCAACATACATTACCCTTCAGCCAAAAAATATTTTTGTCAACAGTTCTGAACAGTCCTCTCTTTATTTTGAGACCAGGCATTTCTCCAAATGAAACATCAACTCTACAACTACCCTCTCAAAGTCATGTAAGAAtattgtaggtttcaatgagatgatCACTCATTCCTTAAAATCAAGAGAAGgttgttttcatagaaacatagaaaataggtgcaggaggaggccatttggcccttcgagccagcaccgccattcattgtgatcatggctgatcatcccctatcaataacccgtgcctgccttttccccatatccctcgactccactagcccctagagatctatccaactctctcttaaatccatccagtgacttggcctccactgccctctgtggcagggaattccataaattcacaactctctgggtgaaatttttttttctcacctcagtcttaaatgacctcccatttattctaagactgtggcccctggttcttgactcgcccaacattgggaacatttttcctgcatctagcttgtccagtccttttataattgttatatgtttctataacattccccctcatccttctaaactccagtgaatacaagcctagtcttttcaacctttcctcatatgacagtcccaccatcctaggaatcaatctcgtgaacctacgctgcactgcctcaatcacaaggatgtccttcttcaaattaggagaccaaaactgtacacaatactccagatgaggtctcaccaagccctatacaaccgcagaagaacatctttactcctatactgcaatcctcttgttatatggataataagggaagttagggatagtatcaaaacaaaagatgaagcatacaaattagccagaaaaagcagcctaccagaggactgggagaaattcagagtccagcagaggaggacaaagggcttaattaggaaagggaaaatagattatgaaagaaaactggcagggaacataaaaactgactgcaaaagcttttatagatatgtgaagagaaaaagattatttaaaacaaatgtaggtcccttgcagtcagaaacaggtgaattgatcatgggaaacaaggacatggcagactaattaaataactactttggttctgtcttcactagggaagacataaataatctgccggaaatagcaggggatcgtggggtcaaatgagatggaggaaatgagtgaaatccaggttagtcgggaagtggtgttaggtaaattgaatggattaaaggccgataaatccccagggccagataggctgcatcccagtgcttaaggaagtagccccagaaatagtggatgcattagtggtaatttttcaaaactctttagattctggagtagttcctgaggattggagggtagctaatgtaaccccactttttaaaaagggagggagatgcagtataatatggataaatgcgaggttatccactttggtggcaagaacaggaaagtagactattatctgaatggtggccgattaggaaaaggggagatgcaacgagacctgggtgtcatggtacaccagtcattgaaagtaggcatgcaggtgcagcaggcagtgaacaaagcgaatggtatgttagcattcttagcaaaaggatttgagtataggagcagggaggttctactgcagttgtacagggccttggtgggACCACTCCttgaatattgcgtacagttttggt
This portion of the Leucoraja erinacea ecotype New England chromosome 3, Leri_hhj_1, whole genome shotgun sequence genome encodes:
- the srfbp1 gene encoding serum response factor-binding protein 1; the encoded protein is MNSTDSPHRLKKFFLISFLKIVKLRKDVKKARILIIRKLSRNIADLKKKKGTQDAVMKNLRRAERLLEDIHTMKDLKPDDVTKTALQSNLNCEKKCERPNSTTEERAIARIASHPLVCKKITAIKAAVNSFQEARGKNKKKAQRSQQEPQLKAEALQLSTSDEISHGKTTKVEDDDTVGEKSKSMHITQTSSSLDKSEPEPLNEKSFKNEDTSEVQIEESVLISQVIKNTEAIATDGKQTIAVLDKSEPEPKNEKCFSDEDTSEVQATESALVSQVTEMTKSTATQVKQTIAAPDKSEPEPLNEKCFSNKDNSEVQTAESALVSQVIGTTKDKATQVKQTSTAQDKSEPETLNEKCFSHEDTSKIQAEKISLVSQVIENTKPAQLDTQKQVQAVIKSQNISPMEEDASTEEKEYFDDSTEERFYNQTSSDESGDDDFFIGKVKRTNKKKQDIDPTSDVITVKDDEQNMPSSMEERKSKPIEKRNSREQTKFGTVFCNNLSRSKASMQRNNQGGTKNKKQDSLQNKSNTKILSFHRRSQGRPGNVIPKPQQSLHPSWEASRRRKEQNKIPAFQGKKMRFDD